A genomic region of Chaetodon auriga isolate fChaAug3 chromosome 11, fChaAug3.hap1, whole genome shotgun sequence contains the following coding sequences:
- the LOC143328531 gene encoding spastin-like, giving the protein MWAKMNAGPSKDSGELIRNYHKQAFEYISKALKIDEDDTGEKEQAVQWYKKGIAELERGIAVELTAQGEQYDRAKRLQDKMICNLTMAEDRLALLEATLASKRSSNPQTTSNHVLPQAKPAPKSQAAARGLSTNIRPPAAGRPPSRPADPKVTPRMGKPQNGKPAAAKQPQKRNMKNFKNVDSKLANLIMNEIVDSGTSVSFEEVAGQELAKQALQEIVILPALRPELFTGLRAPARGLLLFGPPGNGKTMLAKAVAAESNATFFNISAASLTSKYVGEGEKLVRALFAVARELQPSVIFIDEVDSLLCERREGEHDASRRLKTEFLIEFDGVQSGGDDRVLVMGATNRPQELDEAVLRRFAKRVYVALPDAETRFTLLKNLLGKQGNPLSKNELSSLAKATAGYSGSDLTSLAKDAALGPIRELGPDQVRSMAASEMRNIKMKDFEDSLKRVKPSVSSATLNMYTKWNKDFGDTTA; this is encoded by the exons ATGTGGGCCAAAATGAACGCAGGTCCAAGCAAAGACAGCGGTGAACTTATTAGAAACTACCATAAGCAGGCGTTTGAGTATATATCGAAGGCATTAAAGATCGACGAAGATGATACAg GGGAAAAGGAGCAGGCTGTGCAGTGGTACAAGAAAGGCATCGCTGAGCTTGAAAGGGGAATTGCGGTAGAGCTCACAGCGCAAG GAGAGCAATATGACCGAGCAAAGAGACTTCAAGATAAGATGATCTGCAATCTCACCATGGCCGAAGATAGACTTGCCCTTTTGG AGGCAACACTGGCGTCTAAAAGGAGTAGCAATCCCCAAACGACCTCAAATCATGTTCTTCCACAAGCGAAGCCAGCGCCTAAAAGCCAGGCTGCAGCGCGAGGCCTGTCCACAAACATCAGGCCCCCCGCTGCGGGCAGACCCCCGTCTCGACCCGCTGATCCAAAG GTGACCCCACGGATGGGAAAACCTCAGAATGGCAAACCGGCAGCTGCGAAACAGCCCCAAAAGAGGAATATGAAAAACTTCAAGAATGTGGACAGCAAACTGGCCAACTTGATCATGAATGAAATTGTTGACAG TGGAACATCTGTATCTTTTGAAGAGGTCGCAGGACAGGAACTGGCCAAGCAAGCACTCCAGGAGATCGTCATCCTCCCAGCCTTAAGACCAGAG cTCTTCACTGGTCTGAGAGCTCCAGCGCGTGGCTTGCTTTTATTTGGCCCTCCTGGAAATGGGAAAACCATGCTG GCCAAAGCAGTCGCAGCTGAGTCAAATGCCACATTCTTCAACATCAGCGCTGCCAGTTTGACCTCTAAATAT GTGGGAGAGGGCGAGAAGCTTGTACGAGCACTGTTTGCAGTTGCCAGAGAATTACAGCCCTCTGTCATCTTTATCG ATGAAGTTGACAGCTTGCTCtgtgaaaggagggagggagaacaTGATGCCTCTCGTCGATTAAAAACCGAGTTCCTCATCGAGTTTGATGGG gtgcaGTCAGGAGGGGATGACAGGGTGCTTGTAATGGGAGCGACCAACAGGCCTCAGGAGCTCGATGAAGCAGTGCTGAG GCGCTTTGCAAAGAGGGTGTATGTGGCTTTGCCAGATGCAGAG ACAAGATTCACGCTGCTGAAAAATCTCCTGGGAAAGCAAGGGAACCCACTGAGCAAAAATGAGCTGTCCTCTCTTGCAAA AGCGACTGCAGGATACTCAGGAAGTGATCTCACGTCGCTGGCCAAAGATGCTGCACTCGGGCCGATTCGAG agtTGGGACCAGACCAAGTCCGAAGCATGGCTGCGAGCGAG ATGCGTAACATTAAGATGAAAGACTTTGAGGATTCCCTGAAGCGCGTTAAGCCCAGCGTTAGCTCAGCCACTCTGAATATGTACACCAAATGGAACAAAGATTTTGGTGACACAACCGCTTAA